The following nucleotide sequence is from Acyrthosiphon pisum isolate AL4f chromosome A2, pea_aphid_22Mar2018_4r6ur, whole genome shotgun sequence.
ACTATAATATCTCCACCGAGGAGAAGTGATACGAGTCAAGTAGACAATATACCCATATCTACCTAAAACTctgtcaatttatattttatgctctTTTACTattcatacaataaataatttaatcgttTTTAATCAAGGTGGAGACTCgcaacaaaaaatgtttgcttgGCAGTAGGTAAAAACGAAATAGACAAGAAAGTTCGTCGTAAAATTAAAGAACTACAAATATGTTTGTCGAACAAACGAAGACAACTTCgactgaacaataaaaaaaatgaccaattCTCCATTCCTCTGAAAAGCTGCAAATACTACGTACTACTAGTCTACGATGTCAAAGACATTGAGCATGTTCAGGATAAAGATAGGTACGTAGTGCGTATATAAAAAAGATATATAACATTTAGACCATAAGCGCAAATCACTCTAAAAAAATTTGGGGGGCTTAAGCACCCAACACATTTTAAAGGAAAGTGCAATGTATGTATCTAATGGTATTTGgttcttgttataataatataggaaatctgtaattaactcagattaaaagtatgcctaagttaacctaacctaacctatattgaGACGGGGCACCGTAAATGTCCGGAAAATAATAAGGCGGACTGTAAAAATCGGTAATAatgtggttaggttaggttaataactgtaataataaggcggactatttatctaaatatcttgcaattagtttattttaaatcacgattattaaataattcttaaagaatttcaactgcaaaattcatactttgcgtacgatacctattatagtagagggaacttatggttcaaatttcaagttataaaagttagttataagaaaaaattatttagctcttgtaacctataccaattattccaattaaaagtattaatgcatattttacttaactttagaggaccatagttaataaactagggaaccaaaattaatgatttgactatcaaaatttttagaaaaaacaattttaccggaatccattaaaaaatatagtagttacaatttgaaaaattaagctgattttgctattggtacacctgtgtgcttaaaaatgttgaaattgttataaaaaaattgcctgttaaaaataaagaaacacgtagTCTTCTTtcgttttaacaaaattctatgtcatcgatccataGTCGTTAAAAACCCGCACGTACagtgacataagatacaccctgtagATTTAAgtcagtattatatattataaggctGTGAATTAGTAGGAAAATTCATTCTCTTTAGCTCTTTGTAGAACATATAGTTTtctcaaaacaaaatttaaattaggtatacaaacaaaccaaattttaaattacatttttattattatttaggataATCACAAGATTCTAGGTgctagatttaaaatttagggTTAGCACCCTTAGCGCTCCTGTGATTTCCGCCAATGATACACCATAGTaccattataactatattattataataatgtacatgttCTGactattttatttggttttagaTATAAACATGCAACATTTTGTGAACGGATCTGGCTTTCTGATGACGAAGATCAAGAGTTAATCGATTTGTTTGATACCACATTTGAAGTGATTGCGAAACGTTTTTCAAATGATTCAAAACATAAAGTTTTTTGTTATAATCgcgcaatatattaataaaaactctAATAGTGCTAATAATACAAAGCATTGTGGGGGGGAAGGGTACGCCTCTCAAATATACCCTATATATTTTcttgtattgaaaatatattcaataaaacaaaagCAGTGTTTActgttgaattttataattatttgaacaaaccggtctataattataagttataacttttattattttttcaacattatatAATCATGTGGTGTAGgagttaaattttaacaattatattcatattataatattaagttaaaagtttatatagCGCGACTCTGTAATCATTATTGTGAATCGGAAGAtactgaatttatattttatttatattacatacttacTCAAAtgttacttacattttatatattatacatacctaatacaattgCTTAAAATAAATTCGAAATTACGCAGacgtagtataataaattacctaggtacttgtatgaaaatattataaagttaattacatgtcataaaatgtattaaattataactatgtacaatattataaactataatttaaaaaaaggtgggcaagttggTGTCGCTGTgtcgtacagtaggttacaagtgggtcactataatggatggtgttaaatttgaatttaatgatataatatcattatataagaaagttttgaaaacgattctgagcaaagacggtcagagagcctatgatattagtaaGCAGTGGAGTGCAGAACATTTTTCagacctgaggcaaactatacaatttgaccACCCACCCTACCAccattttcactatttttttttaacaaattgtatacatttatatgatatttaagtatatttgatgaaattattgtgaataaagtagtttatacataacctatttacgtggaaccatgttttaaattgtcaatctttaactataaaagttgaatattttataaatgttgtcaaaaaacgaactttaaatgcttataaaaaattgtgattatggatttttaatatttttcaaattttattgtaacaataatatattaagagccttgtattaaatgtttaagcttttttacctaacaaatacaattttattgacattcataaaaaaaaacttcaaaattggaaactgaaaatatttataaacagttaaaactcatcaaaatatttttttaaatattatcgtgtaggtattatagaaaatgttaatataaacaaccagttaaaattgcatgtatttacggtcattttttttagagtcaaGACTGTGTACtgatatttagtaatttttttaaaaaaaggtcaacaaatttgaggtttttttaaa
It contains:
- the LOC100165230 gene encoding uncharacterized protein LOC100165230 isoform X2; this encodes MLFENQIASEYAINYKLLWWRLATKNVCLAVGKNEIDKKVRRKIKELQICLSNKRRQLRLNNKKNDQFSIPLKSCKYYVLLVYDVKDIEHVQDKDRYKHATFCERIWLSDDEDQELIDLFDTTFEVIAKRFSNDSKHKVFCYNRAIY
- the LOC100165230 gene encoding uncharacterized protein LOC100165230 isoform X1, with amino-acid sequence MVGKYLSKLESGNFIDELVNKPTPKCSSFYWNNYNKYKVFIPTKNRLMYFNIEEYKARDKINTKLELKEQWRLATKNVCLAVGKNEIDKKVRRKIKELQICLSNKRRQLRLNNKKNDQFSIPLKSCKYYVLLVYDVKDIEHVQDKDRYKHATFCERIWLSDDEDQELIDLFDTTFEVIAKRFSNDSKHKVFCYNRAIY